The DNA region GTTAGATGACAATGAGTGATGCCACTAATTATACTTAAACATGTCAACATTAGTATTGGCTACTGAGTTCCAAAACGACGGTAAATGACCTTCAAACTAGCACAAGTCATCCAACAAATTGGCACACAtagaaaacattaaacatttatttttagcgAAGTTGGTTTGTCCAACAAAGATATTGCATtgattaaacaaataaaaagccGATAAATGATTCTAACCGAAATGAACATTTCACGGTCAAGTTTAAGGTCGATTAAAGAAAAGTTTGCGTGTCAATCTACTATCTAGCGAAGCATAAATCCATACGAGACCTGGCGGCGCGTCACCGCTAGGCAATGAATTAATTCGTCCAATTTGGGCTTCTGATAGTTGATGCTCGACCGCTGAAAAAATGCGACCGTTTTGACCCCACCTTCACGGCTTtcggttttttttaagtcaatgCAGCTACCCCACAGTACAGAATCTCAAACAGTTCCGTTCAATGTTAGCCTCAGTCTTTTTCCGGAGCTCGCGATCGTCGGACGCTCAAAGAAGATCGAATCGGTTCTGCCCACCACAATGGCGGGTATCTTTCGTGCAAAGTTTGTGGTCCTTGTGCTATTGATAGTACAAAATGTAGGCGCCGACAGTGCGGAACAAAACTTGGTAATGGGCGAAGGTTCTTTCGAAAACTTGAACGATTTCGAAAAACAGTCCAACGTGGACTCTATCAACGATGATTTTCTCAGTGAAACGAAAGGACGTTACAAGGCGAAGAACATTCTAAACCAGTACGATTTTGTGATAGTTGGCTCGAGTCCTGCGGGGTGTGTTTTGGCAAATAGACTGTCCGAGAATCCCGAGTGGAAAGTGCTACTGTTGGAGGCTGGAGAGCGGGAAAATTTGTTCGTGAAGATTCCGGTGTTTGCGGCATATTTTCAGTCCACCAGCTATACCTGGAACTACCTAGCTGAGCGACAAAACTATTCTTGCCGGGGTAAGATAACTTTATaacaaatacaaattaaaaaattaaattgtcgcACGAGCATTTTCAGCTAAATTGAGTTGtagatgagcagttctctacggaatcggtcttttttctttaattttaatttttgtattttttaatccggctgaaacttttttggtgccttcggtatgcccaaagaagccattttgcatcattagtttgtccatataattttccatacaaatttggcagctggccatacaaaaatgatatgtgaaaattcaaaaatctgtatcttttgaaggaattttttgatcgatttagtgtcttcggcaaagttgtaggtatggatatggactacactgaaacaaatgatacacggtaaaaaaatttttggtgacttttaatttaacttcttgtcactaaaacttgatttgcaaaaaaaactatttttaattttttttattttttgatttgttttagaggacataaaataccaacttttcagaaatttccagaaagggcaaaaaatctcataccgagttatgattttttgaatcaatacagattttatcaaaaaatcgaatattggtcgcaaaaatttttcaacttaatttttcgatgtgaaatcgaatttgcaatcaaaaagtactttagtgaatttttgataaagtgcattgtTTTAAAGTTATAACCCTTTTTAGgtaacctttttgaaaaaagtcgcagtttttattttttttttaaattagtacccatgtttgcccacctttgaaaaaaatatttttgaagagctgagaaaattctctatattttgctttattgaactttgttgacacgacccatagttgctgagatattaccatgcaaagtttaaaaaacaggaaaattgatgttttctaagtcttacccaaacaacccaccattttctaatgtcgatatctcagcaactataaatccgatttacaatgtttaaacatgaaacattcgtcaaattttctgatactttcgaaaaaaatattttcaaaaattttaaatcaagactaacattttaaacgggccaacattcaatataacgcccattttaaatgtcagtcttgatttaaattttttaaaaatattgtattcgaaaagatcggaaaattttacgaatgtttcatgttttaacattgtaaatcggatttatagttgctgagatatcgacattagaaaatggtgggttgttttttaacctttgtatggcaatatctcagcaactatgggtcgtatcaacaatgttcaataaagcaaaatatagagaattttctcagcttttcaaaaatattttttttcaagggtgggcaaacaggggcactaatttaaaaaaaaataaaaactgcgactattttcaaaaaagttacctaaaaagggttataacttgaaaacggtgcactgtatcaaaaattcacttcagtactttttaattgcaaattcgatttcacatcgaaaaatgaagttgaaaaatttttgcgaccaatattcgattttttgaaaaaatctgtattgattcaaaaaatcataactcggtcaaagattttttgcccattctggaaatttctgaaaagttggcattttatgtcctctaaaacatatcaaaaaataaaaaaaataaaaatagtgttttttgcaaatcaagttttagtgacaaaaagtttttaatcaccaatttttttttcaccaatttttttttaccgtgtatcattttttttcagtgtagtccatatccatacctccaactttgccgaagacaccaaatcgaacaaaaaattccttcaaaagatacagatttttgaattttcacatatcatttttgtatgaacagctgccaaatttgtatggaaaattatatggacaaactaatgatgcaaaatggcttctttgggcataccgaaggcaccaaaaaagtttcagccggattaaaaaatacaaaaaaaacgaatgaccgaaatctcagagaattgctcagatgcaATTTTTGACCTTTACTTATCCCCAAAACTCGATTTCAATGTCCAGTACCTACTAGAACAGATTCTTCACTTTTACTAAtggttaaaaaaaaccttagttCCACTCGTTTTCCGTTTTCTTTACCTACAACAGTACTGGTCGAAAGTATATGACATTGGATGCATTGTCAAACCTAAATCCCAATTCAAGTTGCTGGTCAGGAGTGTAGCCAGAATTTTGGTTCGGGGGAGGGGCTGGAAGAAGaaactttcttcttcttttcttcttctttgctCTCTCCCATATGTCTTCCAAAAATTTCGGAGGGGGGCTTCAGCCCGGCTACGGGCCTGTTTCCGGTGTTCGTTCGTGTTTGACCAAACcttatgaaattttcagcactcaCTATTTTGACGATATCTCCAAAAATAGTCTGGTTTGAATTTTGGAGGGGTCACGCCAAAAGCGCAATGTCATATACTTTTGGCCAGAAAAAAACCGAACGAACTGGCCAGTTTCATAAGGTTTGATCGAAGCACAAGCGAACACCGGCAACTTGAATTTGGAGTTAGGTTTGACAAATCGTCCAATTTCATATACTTTTGACCAGTACTGTATAACGAGAGAAATTATTATTTGGgaatcaaataataaaacaacaattttgttTCTCATTCTAGGAATGGAAGACCAACGGTGCGGAATGCCGCGTGGCAAGGGCCTAGGAGGATCAACGCTCATCAACTACATGATGTACGTTCGCGGAAATCGTGACGACTTCGATCGCTGGGCCACACAGGGAAATCCGGGATGGTCATTTGACGATGTTTTGCCTTACTTTAAGAAATCGGAGAGATCCTTGCTGGGCACCAAAAACGGATACCACGGTACAAGCGGACCATTAGATGTGAGTTACGTGCCTTTCAAGTCGGAGATGGCTCGAGGTTTCGTCTCAGCTCTGCAAGAACTGGGGATGCCTTTGGTAGATTACGACGGAGAAAATCAACTCGGAGTTTCGTTTTTGCATGCAAACCTTAGGAACGGCCAACGTTTGTCTGCCAGTACGGCTTTTCTCGAACCGGTCGAGCAACGACCGAATCTTCACATCTTGACTGGTTCAAGGGTCACTAAAGTCTTGATTGATCCTAGAACAAAAGCGGCCTATGGGGTCGAGTTCATACGCAAACGATCGCGATACGCAGTGATAGCAAAGAAAGAAGTGATTTTGTCTGCAGGAGGTCTTCAAACACCACAACTGCTGATGCTCTCCGGAGTCGGACCAAAGGAACAGttgaaaaaagttggaataccTGTGATCCAAGATTTGCCCGTGGGAAAAGTTTTGTACGACCATATTTACTTTACCGGATTGACATTCCGAACAAACACCAAGCATCTTACTCTGAACGTAGACCGGCTTCTTACGTTGAGTGCAATAAGTCAATATTTACAAGGGAACGGAACATTGACTATACCCGGAGGAGTAGAAGTGCTTGGTTTCATAAATACTCTCAACACAAGTCGCGACGCGGTTCCGGACATTGAACTTATCTTCGTTAACGGATCGCCTGGCTCGGATCATGGCAGTGGCATACGCAGAGGACTTCGGCTAAGCGACGAAACTTACGAGCGCTACCTACCTCTGGAATCAGGCGACATCGATACTTTCACTGTCAATCTGGTACTGCTACATCCCAAATCCAAAGGATACATGGAACTCAAAAGTGACAACCCCTTCCAGTGGCCTAAGTTTTACACCAACTTTCTCAAGGAAGAGGAAGACTTGGAGACACTGGTGCGTGGCATCAAACGTGTGATCAACATTGTTGACACCCCCGCGATGAAGCGTTACGGTGCGCGTCTTCACAACATTCCAATGAGGGCGTGTGCTCTTCTAGGGCACGGCACCGACGACTATTGGAGGTGTGCACTGCGCACTCAAGCTACCTCGATGTACCACCAAACTGCCACCTGCAAAATGGGCCCTGAATCGGATCTGGAAGCTGTCGTCTCTCCCCAGCTGAGGGTGTACGGAATCTCGAATCTGCGAGTGGCCGACGTCAGTATAGTTCCGGTAACGCTTAGCGGACACCCGGCGGCGCTGGCGTACATGATCGGCGAAAAACTGGCCGATATGATGAAGGAGGAGTGGACGAAGTCAAGATGAGACAGAATGTATATAAGAGAGTAGTAAAactagcagtttttttttgtgtgttttataGTACGGCTACCTTTTAGTGCCCTCAGTGAGATGTTCATCTAACTGTGCATTACCTGTAAATAGACGAGAGATAAAAGAGATTAGCACAAATTTCTGCAAGgctgaattttattttaacatgaaaaaagtaTCTTATGTTAAAAAACGAAACAGTAATCTTATGTTCTCCACAGTAAACATTGTTATTGCTTATACTTGTTATCTATATCTTATCATTAacctttaaacttaaaataaacagttgctttttagaaaattttatttttttttctgtcgccttaaaaaatataatccaCTAATTATAAAATTGTTGTCCTCATTTATGCAAAAGTATAATTTCACTTCCCTTCTAAAGCAACTTCCTTATTGAATGGAAAATGATATGAGGATGCCATGCGCATGGGAATGCGGGTGTGAAATAAGAACAAAACGAAGCTTGATCTTGAGTCTAAGCCAAAAGCAaatcctatacctttctttagtaagaaaaccaaaacgaaTCTTCCGTTTACAAAATCGGGCCACCCTCGTACTCCAGAACGCACTTCTTGTGTCGcgtcaaatttataaatttcaggaCCAGAACAGAACGGACCGCAGTCACCGGTCTGAGACGATGCAGATCACAAGAAGCACGCGGCGTTCCTGTTGGCGACCGTGCAGACCGGTTGCGAtagcagttttatttttgacatttttcgcCAAAACTGAACAGAGTATCGGCATCACTAAACTGTTTCTGACCGAATTTATCGCTCGCGAAAAGCAGGAAAATGTTCAAGGTGAATCGATTAACTAAACTGTGAGATGAgaatttaaacaaaagttttgcAGATGTGAAAGAGGTCTACGACTTTGTGATTGTGGGAGGCGGAGCGGCCGGAGCAGCGTTGGCCAATCGGTTATCGGAGATTTCCCAGTGGCAGATCTTGCTCTTGGAGGCCGGTGGACGAGACAATCTCTTCTCGGATGTACCTTTCTTCGCTGCATATTTGCAGTCTACTGCCCTGAACTGGAATTTCCGGGCAGAGAAACAGGACGGTATTTGCCTAGGTCAGTGTCTGTTGCAGCAGGTGCGTTGACAGTGTGTGTTGttaatctttaatttttggttGGTTTTAGGGATCAAAGAGGAGCGGTGTCCCATGCCAAGAGGCAAAGGGTTAGGAGGTAGTACGATCATAAATTATATGATCCACAATAGAGGCAATCCGGATGATTTTGATTCCTGGGCAGCTGCTGGCAACGAAGGATGGTCGTACAAGGATGTACTGCCTtactttaaaaagtttgaaaacgtgaattttaagGACACGAGCAGCACTCATAAACGCGGAAAAGGAGGTCCAGTAAATGTAGAGTATGTTCCTTACCGATCACCACTTGTGCGGATTTTTGTGAAAGCAAACAAACAGCTCGGTCGAAACGTTATCGATTATAACGGAGACACTCAGTTTGGCGTAGACTATCTCCAATCCACTACGAGACGCGGAAAAAGAGTCACTGCAGCATCTGCATATCTTAAGCCTATTTTCGGAAGACCTAATTTGCATGTCCTAACAAAGGCAAGGGTAACCAAAGTGGTGATCGATCCATTGAATAAAAATGCTACGGCTGTAGAATACCTGTGGCGAAAGATGAAGCGTACGGTACGGGCCAGAAAGGAAATAATTTTGTCTGCCGGTGCTTATCAATCGCCCCAACTTCTTATGCTCTCTGGAATTGGTCCCAGGAAGCACCTCGAAGAACTGAACATACCGGTTTTGGTGGATCTACCAGTAGGAGAAACCATGTACGATCACCTGTTCCTGTCGGCGTTGACATTCGTAACAAACACTACCAATATGTCATTTGACACCGATCGTTTAGGATTGAACGAAATTTTGGACTATAAACGAGGAACCGGACTACTCACAGTTCCTGGTGCACTAGAAGCGCTGGCGTTCGTCAAAACCAACAACTCCAAGCAACCTCAAGATGTTCCCGACATAGAGTTTATGTTTCTCGCAGGATCGCCGGCTTCCGATCACGGCACGGGAGCACTGCGAGCCCTCCAATGGAAGGAAGACATTTTCGAGCAGGTCTACAAGCCTCTGGAAAGTATGGATCAATTCACGATCGCTACCATGTTGTTTAGACCCAAGTCAAAAGGATTCATAAAACTGAAAGACAACAACCCGCTACATTGGCCGTTGATCTACACCAACTACTTGAAGGAACCCGAAGACATGGAAACTATGGTACAAGGAGTAAAAGAAGCTCTTCGACTGCTCGAAACACCGACCATGCAAGCGATAGGGGCACGCGTAGTAGACACACCAATCCCAACATGCACCCAACACACATTCGCATCGGACAGCTACTGGGAATGCCTGATACGATCGCTGGCAGGATCGCTGTATCATCCCGTCAGCACTTGCCGCATGGGACCGACCAACGATTCCGCCGCGGTCGTTTCCCCAACGCTACAGGTGTACGGCGTTCAGAATTCCTCGTGCATCACTCTACGAGTTTGGTTGCTGTGCATACCGGAGAGTcttgaaatataattttacCGTGAAATCAATCAAATCTCGCCGAGATAACTGGTGCAGTCAGAAAGATAACTGGAGGACTCCAGCTGTTGGCGTTATCTGATACAACCCTGCCTGGAAAACAGTGGAAAACGCGCTGGAAAATTGTGGGTATCGGGCAAGTAAACACAACAACAATGATTTGTATCGTCACGCGAGCGTAACCTTCATGTGAGTCATCTGAACTGTGTCAACCAAATTATAGCGCAATCAATCCGTAACACTACTATAATAAGATCTGTCAAACGTTTGTCGTCAATCAACATGCCGGAGTATCAGTGCGTGATCTGCAATTTACGCGAAAAAAGCCTGTCCAAATTGTTGAGATGTGGACAATGCAAGAGCTGTGAGCATGTGAAATGTAAAGGTTTATCTGCTGAAGCCGCCGACGCACTTCGCCAGGGACCTTATTACTGTTCAACGATGTGCGAATTGGTCCCCAGATGAAAACAGTGATCACCGAAGTGAAGGAGATGAGGGTGAGCTGAGATCAGTTAAAGTTACAATGGATGATCTGGAGAGCTCCCACACTTACCTCTCCGGACAGATGGAGGACCTCCTGCAGGACATCAAAACCCTCAAGTCCGACCAAGCATCACTCAGGAAGCACGTTTCATCACTGGAGGGGAAACATGATACTGTCAGCAGCAAGGTGGATCAACTCGAACTGGAGGTCGACCGTTTACATAGAACGGCCATCTCCACTCATGCTGTTGTTCTTGGTATCCCGAACAAGCCACACGAAGTACCCGAACTTATCATCAAaaaagttgctgctgctgtcggGATTATCCTCCCTGATGAAGCCATTCTCGAAGCATCTCGCCTGGTACCCAAGGAGACAAGCTCGTCTAAAACACACCCGATCAAGGTCGTCTTCAGCCAGGAGCAATACAAAGAGGAGCTGTTCACCAAGAAAAAACAACACGGTCCACTGAGCATCTCAGATGTTGATCCGGAATTTGCTGGTATTGCTGGGAGGGTCACTTTGCGCGACGAATTGACCCAGTACGGTCTGAGGCTGCTGAAGAAAGTCCGGGATATTCAACTCGATGCTGATATTAAATTTGTCTGGCCGGGCAGAAACGGAGCTGTACTGGCCAAACGAACGGAAAATTCTAAAACTGAAGTCATCCGGAACCTGAAAGATGTGGATCGTCTTGAGCGTACGAGCAGCAAACGACTGCTGAACTTGTCGTCGGGCAATGCAACATCACCGTTGGAGAGTGGACCGAACCCGAAAAATCGTCGCCAATGAGTCGGGTCACACATGCAgctgtttttatttgtattaattTCTTTTATCAATGTATTGTAATCGTAAATATTCAGATATTGAACAATGGATaataaataaacacaaaaatcacACCCGAACGACTTTAAGAGTCTTGCAGTTAAACATTCGCGGAATAAATGATCTAGATAAATTCGACACTTTCAAGGAAATTTTGCAGCGGTACTCATCGCGCATCGATGTAGTTGTGCTTGGCGAAACCTGGCTTAAAGCTGACCGAACTGGATTGTACCAGCTGAATGGCTACAAAGGGATATTTTCCTGTCGTACTCATTCACATGGTGGGCTTGCCGTGTTTGTGAGATCGGATTTGACCATTGAAGAAACCATCAACACGACCTACGAGGGATTCCACCATATCAGTtgtactatcaaaacatgtggGAAGTACATTGATGTTCATGCAGTGTACCGACCTCCCCTCTTCGACTTCAACTTACTTCTGGCCAGATTTGAAAGCATCATCAGCAGCGTTCGTA from Culex quinquefasciatus strain JHB chromosome 3, VPISU_Cqui_1.0_pri_paternal, whole genome shotgun sequence includes:
- the LOC6032713 gene encoding glucose dehydrogenase [FAD, quinone], which encodes MQLPHSTESQTVPFNVSLSLFPELAIVGRSKKIESVLPTTMAGIFRAKFVVLVLLIVQNVGADSAEQNLVMGEGSFENLNDFEKQSNVDSINDDFLSETKGRYKAKNILNQYDFVIVGSSPAGCVLANRLSENPEWKVLLLEAGERENLFVKIPVFAAYFQSTSYTWNYLAERQNYSCRGMEDQRCGMPRGKGLGGSTLINYMMYVRGNRDDFDRWATQGNPGWSFDDVLPYFKKSERSLLGTKNGYHGTSGPLDVSYVPFKSEMARGFVSALQELGMPLVDYDGENQLGVSFLHANLRNGQRLSASTAFLEPVEQRPNLHILTGSRVTKVLIDPRTKAAYGVEFIRKRSRYAVIAKKEVILSAGGLQTPQLLMLSGVGPKEQLKKVGIPVIQDLPVGKVLYDHIYFTGLTFRTNTKHLTLNVDRLLTLSAISQYLQGNGTLTIPGGVEVLGFINTLNTSRDAVPDIELIFVNGSPGSDHGSGIRRGLRLSDETYERYLPLESGDIDTFTVNLVLLHPKSKGYMELKSDNPFQWPKFYTNFLKEEEDLETLVRGIKRVINIVDTPAMKRYGARLHNIPMRACALLGHGTDDYWRCALRTQATSMYHQTATCKMGPESDLEAVVSPQLRVYGISNLRVADVSIVPVTLSGHPAALAYMIGEKLADMMKEEWTKSR